A genomic segment from Eisenibacter elegans DSM 3317 encodes:
- a CDS encoding polysaccharide biosynthesis protein yields the protein MKDTLLITGGTGFLGKRLALALKDRYEVVLTGRNNKQNMEAKAFTGCEVAPMDIAAIESVRDTFRAYKPKVVIHAAATKFVDLAEKFPMECVDVNVVGSQNVARVAVENEVRTVIGISTDKAAPPVRNIYGLSKATMERLFCAMNDKTNTRFTCVRYGNVAWSTGSVLPVWRKMHAQTGVIGTTGPEMRRFFFTVDEAVQLVITALDHIELTQGKVLSRMMKAAQMQEILEVWVQHKGGSYERIEGRPGERNDEYLIGELELPYTQELDFHGIKHYLISFNEKVANPTPFGLSSANTERLSEAEILAIINNPPIEETGV from the coding sequence ATGAAAGACACCCTACTCATCACCGGAGGTACCGGTTTTTTGGGCAAACGCCTTGCTTTGGCTCTCAAAGACCGCTATGAGGTAGTACTCACCGGGCGCAACAATAAGCAAAATATGGAAGCCAAAGCCTTCACAGGCTGTGAGGTAGCTCCTATGGATATAGCCGCTATCGAGTCTGTGCGGGATACCTTCAGGGCATACAAGCCCAAGGTGGTGATTCACGCTGCCGCAACCAAGTTTGTCGATTTGGCCGAAAAATTCCCGATGGAGTGTGTGGATGTCAATGTAGTGGGCTCTCAAAACGTAGCACGGGTAGCTGTGGAGAATGAAGTGCGGACGGTCATCGGTATTTCTACCGACAAAGCCGCCCCCCCCGTACGCAATATTTATGGCTTGAGCAAGGCAACGATGGAGCGTCTTTTTTGTGCCATGAACGACAAAACCAACACCCGCTTTACGTGTGTGCGCTATGGCAATGTGGCCTGGTCTACGGGGTCGGTGTTGCCAGTGTGGCGCAAAATGCACGCCCAAACAGGAGTGATTGGCACTACAGGGCCTGAAATGCGCCGTTTTTTCTTTACCGTCGATGAGGCCGTACAGTTGGTCATCACCGCCCTCGACCATATCGAGCTGACCCAAGGCAAAGTCCTTTCACGGATGATGAAGGCCGCCCAAATGCAAGAAATTCTCGAAGTATGGGTACAGCACAAAGGCGGAAGCTATGAGCGTATCGAAGGCCGGCCCGGCGAGCGCAACGACGAGTACCTCATTGGAGAGCTAGAGCTGCCCTATACCCAAGAGCTCGACTTTCACGGTATCAAGCACTACCTCATTTCTTTCAACGAAAAAGTAGCCAACCCAACGCCTTTCGGCCTGTCTTCGGCCAATACCGAGCGCCTAAGCGAAGCCGAAATACTGGCCATCATCAACAACCCACCCATTGAAGAAACAGGCGTATGA
- a CDS encoding nucleotidyltransferase family protein, with the protein MKTIRHALIMAAGRGTRMLPLTDIIPKPMAPYKGSTLIADGIAKIRPTIPFLHITVGYKGAVLAQHVIELGVQSVFNTDGKGNAWWVYHTLMAHLDEPVFVLTADNITELDFDLLTAEYYKYQAPACMVVPVAPVAGLEGDYIHHQNNCVYELNRHKPAPTYCSGIQMLNPHKINQLTEPVEDFYQLWQQLIAQKQLYCADSYPKNWFTVDTIEQLNRLNQEGTDL; encoded by the coding sequence ATGAAAACCATCCGGCACGCACTCATTATGGCGGCAGGCAGGGGCACGCGAATGTTGCCCCTGACCGACATCATCCCCAAGCCAATGGCTCCCTACAAAGGCTCTACCCTCATTGCCGACGGTATTGCCAAAATACGTCCTACCATCCCTTTTTTGCACATCACTGTAGGCTATAAGGGGGCTGTGTTGGCGCAACATGTCATCGAGTTGGGGGTGCAGTCGGTGTTCAATACCGATGGCAAGGGCAACGCTTGGTGGGTATATCATACCCTGATGGCGCATCTCGACGAGCCCGTGTTTGTGCTTACTGCCGACAACATCACCGAGCTAGATTTTGACTTGCTTACTGCCGAGTATTACAAATACCAAGCGCCGGCCTGTATGGTGGTGCCGGTAGCGCCGGTGGCTGGGTTGGAAGGAGATTATATTCATCACCAAAACAATTGTGTGTATGAGCTCAACCGCCACAAGCCCGCTCCTACTTATTGTTCGGGGATACAGATGCTCAATCCACATAAAATCAACCAACTCACAGAGCCGGTGGAGGATTTTTATCAGCTCTGGCAACAACTCATTGCTCAAAAACAGCTCTACTGCGCCGATAGCTATCCCAAAAACTGGTTTACCGTCGATACCATTGAGCAACTCAACCGACTCAACCAAGAGGGCACCGATTTGTAA
- a CDS encoding DEAD/DEAH box helicase: protein MSLVTFEQLSLSSEVQQALQTMGFSAPSPIQAQAIPFALEGRDLLGQAQTGTGKTAAFAIPTLENIDTTLPYVQALVLCPTRELALQVSEEFGKIGQYIPRLSVLAVYGGESIDRQIRGIKRGAQIIVGTPGRVIDHLKRGTLQIDQLRTIVLDEADEMLNMGFVDEIESILRFAPEDRQTLLFSATMPEAIMRLTKKYQRDPEIVKVIPQNLTANRIEQTYFPVREAYKAELLIRLIEVNDVKIGVIFCNTKQRVDELVATLQARGYMAEGLHGDLTQMTRTVVMNKFRQGIVNLLVATDVAARGIDVDDVEVVFNYDIPHDPEYYVHRIGRTGRAGKSGKAFSFVERYDVRNLKNIERYARAPIVKGEIPTVAEVQKRRQARFLLQCKEEMLKATQNDYQHLVDEMLGEGFTLEQITAALLKLQLGEQNQRDALQEALAQQNTQTRDSYDKGGRQGGKYGNRRDERRGGERGGSRDRFQQRERSGGSTRTRFSEEGMTKIQLSIGKEHNVSKADIVGAITGETGVRGHDIGLIRVYDEYTHVDVQSSHAQKVLQKMQHRRIKGNAVTLEIAQ from the coding sequence ATGAGTTTAGTAACATTCGAGCAGTTGTCTTTGTCTAGCGAAGTACAACAAGCGCTCCAAACTATGGGCTTCAGCGCCCCGTCTCCTATTCAGGCTCAAGCCATCCCATTTGCACTAGAAGGCCGCGACTTGCTCGGCCAAGCCCAGACAGGCACCGGCAAAACAGCCGCGTTTGCCATCCCTACCCTCGAAAACATTGATACTACCCTGCCCTATGTGCAAGCCTTGGTGCTTTGCCCTACCCGTGAGTTGGCGCTTCAGGTATCAGAAGAGTTTGGCAAAATAGGGCAGTATATTCCCCGTCTTTCTGTATTGGCTGTTTATGGTGGTGAATCTATCGACCGCCAAATTCGCGGTATCAAGCGCGGTGCGCAAATCATTGTCGGTACTCCCGGCCGTGTAATTGACCACCTCAAGCGCGGTACTTTGCAAATAGACCAACTCCGCACCATCGTACTTGATGAGGCCGACGAAATGCTCAATATGGGCTTTGTGGACGAAATCGAGTCTATCCTCCGCTTTGCTCCCGAAGACCGCCAAACGCTGCTCTTCTCGGCCACTATGCCGGAAGCCATCATGCGCCTGACCAAAAAGTATCAGCGCGACCCCGAAATCGTGAAGGTAATCCCTCAAAACTTGACGGCCAACCGCATTGAGCAGACCTACTTCCCCGTAAGAGAGGCCTACAAAGCTGAATTGCTCATCCGCCTGATAGAAGTAAACGATGTCAAAATCGGTGTTATCTTCTGTAATACCAAGCAACGTGTAGACGAGCTGGTAGCTACCCTCCAAGCACGTGGCTATATGGCCGAAGGCCTACACGGCGACCTCACGCAGATGACCCGTACCGTGGTGATGAACAAGTTCCGCCAAGGTATTGTCAACCTTCTTGTTGCTACTGATGTAGCCGCTCGCGGTATCGATGTAGACGATGTAGAGGTGGTATTCAACTACGATATTCCCCACGACCCTGAGTACTATGTACACCGTATCGGTCGTACAGGCCGCGCCGGCAAAAGCGGTAAAGCTTTCAGCTTTGTAGAACGTTATGATGTGCGCAACCTCAAAAATATCGAACGCTATGCGCGTGCGCCTATCGTCAAAGGTGAAATCCCTACTGTAGCCGAAGTACAAAAGCGCCGCCAAGCCCGCTTCTTGCTCCAGTGTAAAGAAGAAATGCTCAAAGCTACTCAAAACGACTACCAACACTTGGTAGACGAAATGTTGGGAGAAGGCTTTACGCTTGAGCAAATTACTGCCGCCTTGCTCAAGCTCCAACTTGGAGAACAAAACCAACGCGATGCACTACAAGAGGCTCTAGCACAACAAAATACCCAAACCCGCGACAGCTACGACAAAGGTGGCCGCCAAGGAGGGAAATATGGCAACCGACGCGACGAACGCCGTGGTGGCGAGCGTGGTGGTAGCCGCGACCGCTTCCAGCAGCGTGAGAGAAGCGGTGGTAGCACCCGCACCCGCTTTAGCGAGGAGGGGATGACCAAAATCCAGCTCAGCATCGGTAAAGAACATAACGTCAGCAAGGCTGACATCGTAGGCGCTATCACCGGCGAAACCGGCGTACGTGGCCACGACATAGGCCTCATCCGTGTGTATGACGAATACACCCACGTAGACGTTCAGAGCAGCCACGCTCAAAAAGTATTGCAAAAAATGCAGCACCGCCGCATCAAAGGCAATGCGGTAACGCTCGAAATTGCCCAATAA
- the uvrC gene encoding excinuclease ABC subunit UvrC, translating to MTSQDALKTQVSQLPHSPGVYKFFDASQTLLYVGKAKDLRNRVGSYFNQSAQHSRKTLRMVKQIIRLEVVLVNNEYDALLLENNLIKQHQPKYNILLKDDKTYPYICITNEDFPKIEVLRQVDRRYGTFFGPYTHGRAMSAALDLIRELYPVRNCSLALTPHNIAANKFKVCLEYHLGNCKGPCEGLQSVEAYGQDIQEIKQILKGNASAVVQSLKVKMMAYAEALAFEKAQELKEKITLLENFRSKSLVVNPNIADVDVFSISTEEKGAFVNYLKIKQGAIVHTQNLELQKRLEESDEELLTFAVLHLRAQIESQAPEVLTNIALSTPLEGVVCHVPKIGDKRKLIDLSLKNALFAKKEKLQKAEAFRKKRAESGVLNELQKALSLPVLPYIIECFDNSNIQGTNPVASMVQFKNGKPHKKEYRHFHIKTVEGPNDFASMYEIVYRRYSRIIKEKQALPDLIVIDGGKGQLSSACQALKDLHIYGRVSIIGIAKRLEEIYFPEDEIPLHLSKKSAALKVLQHARDEAHRFAITFHRDVRSKNSLNTQLETLPGIGEATIQKLLKTYKSLTNIAKAPEEELAKLIGQAKAKVVYGYFRESSQSTKQNNSQDTEKP from the coding sequence ATGACCTCACAAGACGCACTCAAAACACAAGTAAGCCAACTACCCCACAGCCCGGGGGTGTATAAGTTCTTTGACGCTTCGCAAACCCTGCTTTATGTAGGCAAAGCCAAAGATTTGCGCAATCGGGTAGGGAGCTACTTCAACCAGTCGGCGCAACATAGCCGCAAGACCCTGCGCATGGTCAAGCAGATTATCAGGCTTGAGGTCGTATTGGTCAACAATGAGTATGATGCGCTCTTGCTCGAAAATAACCTCATCAAGCAACATCAACCCAAGTACAATATCTTGCTCAAGGATGACAAGACTTATCCTTATATCTGTATTACCAATGAAGATTTCCCCAAGATAGAAGTACTTCGCCAAGTAGACCGCCGCTATGGGACTTTTTTCGGCCCCTACACCCACGGTAGGGCGATGAGCGCAGCGCTTGACCTAATTCGGGAGCTGTACCCTGTGCGCAACTGTAGCCTAGCCCTCACCCCACACAACATCGCCGCCAATAAGTTCAAGGTATGCCTCGAATACCACTTAGGCAACTGCAAAGGTCCTTGCGAGGGCTTGCAGTCTGTAGAGGCATATGGACAAGATATTCAGGAAATCAAGCAAATTTTGAAAGGCAATGCCTCCGCTGTGGTTCAATCGCTCAAGGTAAAAATGATGGCTTATGCAGAGGCCTTGGCTTTTGAAAAAGCGCAGGAGCTAAAGGAAAAAATCACCCTGTTGGAAAATTTCCGCAGCAAGTCCTTGGTAGTCAATCCTAATATCGCCGATGTGGATGTGTTTTCTATCAGTACAGAAGAAAAAGGTGCATTTGTAAACTACCTCAAAATCAAGCAAGGAGCCATCGTCCACACACAAAACCTAGAGTTACAAAAGCGCCTCGAAGAGAGTGACGAAGAGCTGCTGACCTTTGCCGTGCTCCACTTGCGTGCGCAAATCGAGAGCCAAGCCCCCGAAGTACTGACCAATATTGCTCTCAGCACCCCACTCGAAGGGGTGGTATGCCACGTTCCTAAAATAGGCGACAAACGCAAACTCATAGACCTATCGCTCAAGAATGCGCTATTTGCCAAAAAAGAAAAACTACAAAAAGCCGAAGCCTTCCGCAAAAAACGTGCAGAGAGCGGGGTGTTAAATGAATTGCAAAAAGCGCTGAGTCTGCCCGTCCTGCCCTACATCATAGAGTGTTTCGACAACTCCAACATCCAAGGAACGAACCCTGTGGCTTCAATGGTGCAGTTTAAAAACGGCAAACCACACAAGAAAGAATACCGCCATTTTCATATCAAGACAGTGGAAGGCCCAAACGATTTTGCTTCTATGTATGAAATAGTTTACCGCAGATACAGCAGAATCATCAAAGAAAAACAAGCCCTTCCTGACCTCATTGTCATTGATGGAGGCAAAGGACAACTCAGCTCAGCCTGCCAAGCCCTCAAAGACCTACATATCTATGGCAGAGTAAGTATTATCGGCATTGCTAAGCGCCTAGAAGAGATTTATTTCCCCGAAGATGAGATTCCGCTACACCTCAGCAAGAAGTCGGCGGCGCTCAAAGTACTCCAACACGCCCGCGACGAAGCCCACCGCTTCGCCATCACCTTCCACCGTGATGTGCGCAGCAAAAATAGCCTCAACACCCAACTCGAAACCCTGCCCGGCATTGGCGAAGCCACCATCCAGAAGCTACTCAAAACCTATAAGTCGCTGACTAACATAGCCAAAGCCCCAGAAGAAGAGCTGGCCAAGCTCATTGGCCAAGCTAAGGCCAAGGTAGTATACGGGTATTTTCGGGAGAGCAGCCAGAGCACCAAACAAAACAACAGCCAAGACACGGAAAAACCATAG
- the gatC gene encoding Asp-tRNA(Asn)/Glu-tRNA(Gln) amidotransferase subunit GatC → MSTPKVDIQTLEKLAHLSRLSFDASTAPAMIADLNKILNWIDQLDAIDTKDVAPLIHMSEEVNQLRPDEVKPHLDHQRGLSQAPAKDSDYFRVPKVLDQSQES, encoded by the coding sequence ATGAGTACCCCCAAAGTAGACATCCAAACCTTAGAAAAATTGGCTCACCTTTCGCGCCTGAGCTTTGACGCATCCACAGCTCCGGCCATGATTGCCGACCTCAACAAAATCTTGAACTGGATAGACCAACTAGACGCTATCGATACCAAGGACGTAGCGCCACTTATCCATATGTCGGAAGAGGTCAATCAATTGCGCCCCGATGAGGTAAAGCCCCACCTCGACCACCAACGCGGCCTTTCACAAGCCCCCGCCAAAGACTCTGACTATTTCCGTGTGCCCAAGGTGCTTGACCAAAGCCAAGAGAGCTAG